One window of Nicotiana tomentosiformis chromosome 11, ASM39032v3, whole genome shotgun sequence genomic DNA carries:
- the LOC104091839 gene encoding uncharacterized protein At5g41620-like isoform X6 yields the protein MKRMERSKVGSHRRRTSIGSQKLVQTDSSLQNGCSIEAMQVDQTQQNHAQTVNRHRLKDVRNGLSASKELLKVLNRVWGLNEHQSMCLSLFSAIKAELDRACIQVTKLIHEQRYNNGEVDVLLKQFEEEKAAWKLKEHDKIHTAITSIAKELKIEKKLRKQTERLNKKLGKELADTKNSLSKAVKELEGEKRAREILEQVCDELARGIGEDRAEVEELKRQSAKVREEVEKEREMLQLADVLREERVQMKLSEAKYQFEEKNAVVDKLRNELEAYLRSKKGQQQGGDDSPNYERIKELEKHLRETLPTTCYYQDKEKENAKVLSKEDDEEEEDDDDDDDDSADSDLHSIELNMDDNTKSYQWGSTLQNDPKRFSVSDKSKGRRSISEKFPTQSISIERETSDGIEWEFTAGGKENVDTFEQERSNVLENGGIFEFSSQVWKKECEDEIERYKMIKDLRDHIVSSTSRKTPTQGFSSPTKNWSQQNLPSNDAERVINEAFAVLQGAN from the exons ATGAAG AGAATGGAGAGATCTAAAGTGGGAAGTCATAGAAGAAGAACTTCAATTGGTTCTCAGAAACTTGTGCAGACTGATTCCTCTCTCCAAAATGGTTGCTCAATTGAG GCTATGCAGGTTGATCAGACACAACAAAATCATGCACAGACTGTAAACAGACATCGGTTAAAGGATGTAAGGAATGGCCTCTCCGCGTCTAAGGAGTTGCTGAAAGTTTTGAATCGCGTATGGGGCCTTAACGAGCATCAATCAATGTGCTTATCTCTTTTCTCGGCTATAAAAGCTGAGCTTGATCGGGCATGTATTCAGGTGACTAAACTAATTCACGAACAAAGATATAACAACGGTGAAGTTGATGTCCTCTTGAAGCAATTTGAAGAAGAAAAGGCGGCTTGGAAGTTAAAAGAGCATGACAAGATTCACACTGCCATTACATCTATAGCAAAGGAGCTCAAGATAGAGAAGAAGCTGAGGAAGCAAACCGAGAGACTAAACAAGAAGCTCGGTAAGGAATTGGCTGATACGAAAAATTCTCTGTCAAAGGCTGTCAAAGAGCTTGAAGGCGAAAAGAGGGCACGAGAGATATTGGAGCAAGTATGCGATGAGTTAGCTAGAGGTATTGGAGAAGATAGAGCTGAGGTGGAAGAATTGAAGAGACAATCAGCTAAAGTTCGCGAGGAAGTTGAGAAGGAAAGGGAAATGCTTCAACTAGCTGATGTTTTACGCGAGGAAAGAGTTCAAATGAAGCTATCAGAAGCCAAGTATCAATTCGAGGAGAAAAATGCAGTTGTCGATAAGCTAAGGAATGAGCTCGAGGCTTATCTGAGATCCAAAAAGGGACAACAACAAGGCGGTGATGACTCTCCTAATTATGAAAGAATCAAGGAACTCGAAAAGCATTTGAGGGAAACACTTCCAACCACATGTTATTACCAAGATAAAGAGAAGGAAAATGCGAAAGTACTAAGTAAAGAAGAcgatgaagaagaagaggatgatgacgacgatgatgatgattCAGCTGATAGTGATCTACATTCAATTGAATTAAACATGGATGATAACACAAAAAGCTATCAATGGGGAAGTACTCTTCAGAATGATCCTAAGAGATTTTCGGTTTCTGACAAAAGCAAAGGGAGGAGGTCCATTTCTGAGAAATTTCCAACACAAAGTATTTCCATAGAGAGGGAAACTTCAGATGGAATAGAATGGGAATTCACCGCGGGAGGGAAAGAGAACGTGGACACGTTCGAGCAGGAGAGGTCCAACGTTCTTGAAAATGGAGGGATTTTCGAGTTCTCTTCTCAAGTTTGGAAAAAAGAATGTGAAGATGAGATAGAGAGGTACAAAATGATCAAGGATCTTCGTGACCATATCGTGTCTTCTACTTCGAGGAAAACACCAACTCAAGGCTTTTCGAGTCCAACTAAGAATTGGAGCCAACAGAATTTGCCTTCCAATGATGCTGAAAGAGTGATCAATGAGGCTTTTGCTGTATTGCAGGGAGCTAATTGA
- the LOC104091839 gene encoding uncharacterized protein At5g41620-like isoform X7, translating to MKRMERSKVGSHRRRTSIGSQKLVQTDSSLQNGCSIEVDQTQQNHAQTVNRHRLKDVRNGLSASKELLKVLNRVWGLNEHQSMCLSLFSAIKAELDRACIQVTKLIHEQRYNNGEVDVLLKQFEEEKAAWKLKEHDKIHTAITSIAKELKIEKKLRKQTERLNKKLGKELADTKNSLSKAVKELEGEKRAREILEQVCDELARGIGEDRAEVEELKRQSAKVREEVEKEREMLQLADVLREERVQMKLSEAKYQFEEKNAVVDKLRNELEAYLRSKKGQQQGGDDSPNYERIKELEKHLRETLPTTCYYQDKEKENAKVLSKEDDEEEEDDDDDDDDSADSDLHSIELNMDDNTKSYQWGSTLQNDPKRFSVSDKSKGRRSISEKFPTQSISIERETSDGIEWEFTAGGKENVDTFEQERSNVLENGGIFEFSSQVWKKECEDEIERYKMIKDLRDHIVSSTSRKTPTQGFSSPTKNWSQQNLPSNDAERVINEAFAVLQGAN from the exons ATGAAG AGAATGGAGAGATCTAAAGTGGGAAGTCATAGAAGAAGAACTTCAATTGGTTCTCAGAAACTTGTGCAGACTGATTCCTCTCTCCAAAATGGTTGCTCAATTGAG GTTGATCAGACACAACAAAATCATGCACAGACTGTAAACAGACATCGGTTAAAGGATGTAAGGAATGGCCTCTCCGCGTCTAAGGAGTTGCTGAAAGTTTTGAATCGCGTATGGGGCCTTAACGAGCATCAATCAATGTGCTTATCTCTTTTCTCGGCTATAAAAGCTGAGCTTGATCGGGCATGTATTCAGGTGACTAAACTAATTCACGAACAAAGATATAACAACGGTGAAGTTGATGTCCTCTTGAAGCAATTTGAAGAAGAAAAGGCGGCTTGGAAGTTAAAAGAGCATGACAAGATTCACACTGCCATTACATCTATAGCAAAGGAGCTCAAGATAGAGAAGAAGCTGAGGAAGCAAACCGAGAGACTAAACAAGAAGCTCGGTAAGGAATTGGCTGATACGAAAAATTCTCTGTCAAAGGCTGTCAAAGAGCTTGAAGGCGAAAAGAGGGCACGAGAGATATTGGAGCAAGTATGCGATGAGTTAGCTAGAGGTATTGGAGAAGATAGAGCTGAGGTGGAAGAATTGAAGAGACAATCAGCTAAAGTTCGCGAGGAAGTTGAGAAGGAAAGGGAAATGCTTCAACTAGCTGATGTTTTACGCGAGGAAAGAGTTCAAATGAAGCTATCAGAAGCCAAGTATCAATTCGAGGAGAAAAATGCAGTTGTCGATAAGCTAAGGAATGAGCTCGAGGCTTATCTGAGATCCAAAAAGGGACAACAACAAGGCGGTGATGACTCTCCTAATTATGAAAGAATCAAGGAACTCGAAAAGCATTTGAGGGAAACACTTCCAACCACATGTTATTACCAAGATAAAGAGAAGGAAAATGCGAAAGTACTAAGTAAAGAAGAcgatgaagaagaagaggatgatgacgacgatgatgatgattCAGCTGATAGTGATCTACATTCAATTGAATTAAACATGGATGATAACACAAAAAGCTATCAATGGGGAAGTACTCTTCAGAATGATCCTAAGAGATTTTCGGTTTCTGACAAAAGCAAAGGGAGGAGGTCCATTTCTGAGAAATTTCCAACACAAAGTATTTCCATAGAGAGGGAAACTTCAGATGGAATAGAATGGGAATTCACCGCGGGAGGGAAAGAGAACGTGGACACGTTCGAGCAGGAGAGGTCCAACGTTCTTGAAAATGGAGGGATTTTCGAGTTCTCTTCTCAAGTTTGGAAAAAAGAATGTGAAGATGAGATAGAGAGGTACAAAATGATCAAGGATCTTCGTGACCATATCGTGTCTTCTACTTCGAGGAAAACACCAACTCAAGGCTTTTCGAGTCCAACTAAGAATTGGAGCCAACAGAATTTGCCTTCCAATGATGCTGAAAGAGTGATCAATGAGGCTTTTGCTGTATTGCAGGGAGCTAATTGA
- the LOC104091839 gene encoding uncharacterized protein At5g41620-like isoform X2 — protein sequence MLRQNLYGDGRSGGKCNNKVRKRGGSTSSSSSLIQSYRLKRAILVGKKGGSSTPVPMWKMNNSRSPSLQNDSNCKSFKILQQQQTTAAKVIGSEKGKEILSVSARKLGATLWEINGVLTPNKKEEENFDGVERVVKSSSKFDSVALQLSHSPVSERMERSKVGSHRRRTSIGSQKLVQTDSSLQNGCSIEVDQTQQNHAQTVNRHRLKDVRNGLSASKELLKVLNRVWGLNEHQSMCLSLFSAIKAELDRACIQVTKLIHEQRYNNGEVDVLLKQFEEEKAAWKLKEHDKIHTAITSIAKELKIEKKLRKQTERLNKKLGKELADTKNSLSKAVKELEGEKRAREILEQVCDELARGIGEDRAEVEELKRQSAKVREEVEKEREMLQLADVLREERVQMKLSEAKYQFEEKNAVVDKLRNELEAYLRSKKGQQQGGDDSPNYERIKELEKHLRETLPTTCYYQDKEKENAKVLSKEDDEEEEDDDDDDDDSADSDLHSIELNMDDNTKSYQWGSTLQNDPKRFSVSDKSKGRRSISEKFPTQSISIERETSDGIEWEFTAGGKENVDTFEQERSNVLENGGIFEFSSQVWKKECEDEIERYKMIKDLRDHIVSSTSRKTPTQGFSSPTKNWSQQNLPSNDAERVINEAFAVLQGAN from the exons atGCTTAGGCAAAATTTGTATGGAGATGGAAGAAGCGGAGGAAAATGCAACAATAAGGTGAGAAAAAGGGGAGGATCAACATCAAGTTCATCTTCATTAATACAAAGCTATAGATTAAAAAGGGCAATATTAGTTGGGAAAAAAGGAGGGTCAAGTACACCAGTACCAATGTGGAAAATGAATAATTCAAGATCACCATCATTACAAAATGATAGTAATTGTAAGTCATTCAAGATTCTACAGCAGCAGCAAACAACAGCAGCAAAAGTTATTGGTTCTGAAAAAGGGAAAGAAATACTGTCAGTTTCAGCAAGAAAACTTGGTGCTACTTTATGGGAAATTAATGGTGTTCTTACACCTAATAAAAAGGAAGAGGAGAATTTTGATGGAGTTGAAAGGGTTGTTAAGTCATCTTCCAAATTTGATTCTGTTGCTTTGCAATTATCTCATAGTCCTGTTTCTGAG AGAATGGAGAGATCTAAAGTGGGAAGTCATAGAAGAAGAACTTCAATTGGTTCTCAGAAACTTGTGCAGACTGATTCCTCTCTCCAAAATGGTTGCTCAATTGAG GTTGATCAGACACAACAAAATCATGCACAGACTGTAAACAGACATCGGTTAAAGGATGTAAGGAATGGCCTCTCCGCGTCTAAGGAGTTGCTGAAAGTTTTGAATCGCGTATGGGGCCTTAACGAGCATCAATCAATGTGCTTATCTCTTTTCTCGGCTATAAAAGCTGAGCTTGATCGGGCATGTATTCAGGTGACTAAACTAATTCACGAACAAAGATATAACAACGGTGAAGTTGATGTCCTCTTGAAGCAATTTGAAGAAGAAAAGGCGGCTTGGAAGTTAAAAGAGCATGACAAGATTCACACTGCCATTACATCTATAGCAAAGGAGCTCAAGATAGAGAAGAAGCTGAGGAAGCAAACCGAGAGACTAAACAAGAAGCTCGGTAAGGAATTGGCTGATACGAAAAATTCTCTGTCAAAGGCTGTCAAAGAGCTTGAAGGCGAAAAGAGGGCACGAGAGATATTGGAGCAAGTATGCGATGAGTTAGCTAGAGGTATTGGAGAAGATAGAGCTGAGGTGGAAGAATTGAAGAGACAATCAGCTAAAGTTCGCGAGGAAGTTGAGAAGGAAAGGGAAATGCTTCAACTAGCTGATGTTTTACGCGAGGAAAGAGTTCAAATGAAGCTATCAGAAGCCAAGTATCAATTCGAGGAGAAAAATGCAGTTGTCGATAAGCTAAGGAATGAGCTCGAGGCTTATCTGAGATCCAAAAAGGGACAACAACAAGGCGGTGATGACTCTCCTAATTATGAAAGAATCAAGGAACTCGAAAAGCATTTGAGGGAAACACTTCCAACCACATGTTATTACCAAGATAAAGAGAAGGAAAATGCGAAAGTACTAAGTAAAGAAGAcgatgaagaagaagaggatgatgacgacgatgatgatgattCAGCTGATAGTGATCTACATTCAATTGAATTAAACATGGATGATAACACAAAAAGCTATCAATGGGGAAGTACTCTTCAGAATGATCCTAAGAGATTTTCGGTTTCTGACAAAAGCAAAGGGAGGAGGTCCATTTCTGAGAAATTTCCAACACAAAGTATTTCCATAGAGAGGGAAACTTCAGATGGAATAGAATGGGAATTCACCGCGGGAGGGAAAGAGAACGTGGACACGTTCGAGCAGGAGAGGTCCAACGTTCTTGAAAATGGAGGGATTTTCGAGTTCTCTTCTCAAGTTTGGAAAAAAGAATGTGAAGATGAGATAGAGAGGTACAAAATGATCAAGGATCTTCGTGACCATATCGTGTCTTCTACTTCGAGGAAAACACCAACTCAAGGCTTTTCGAGTCCAACTAAGAATTGGAGCCAACAGAATTTGCCTTCCAATGATGCTGAAAGAGTGATCAATGAGGCTTTTGCTGTATTGCAGGGAGCTAATTGA
- the LOC104091839 gene encoding uncharacterized protein At5g41620-like isoform X1, producing the protein MLRQNLYGDGRSGGKCNNKVRKRGGSTSSSSSLIQSYRLKRAILVGKKGGSSTPVPMWKMNNSRSPSLQNDSNCKSFKILQQQQTTAAKVIGSEKGKEILSVSARKLGATLWEINGVLTPNKKEEENFDGVERVVKSSSKFDSVALQLSHSPVSERMERSKVGSHRRRTSIGSQKLVQTDSSLQNGCSIEAMQVDQTQQNHAQTVNRHRLKDVRNGLSASKELLKVLNRVWGLNEHQSMCLSLFSAIKAELDRACIQVTKLIHEQRYNNGEVDVLLKQFEEEKAAWKLKEHDKIHTAITSIAKELKIEKKLRKQTERLNKKLGKELADTKNSLSKAVKELEGEKRAREILEQVCDELARGIGEDRAEVEELKRQSAKVREEVEKEREMLQLADVLREERVQMKLSEAKYQFEEKNAVVDKLRNELEAYLRSKKGQQQGGDDSPNYERIKELEKHLRETLPTTCYYQDKEKENAKVLSKEDDEEEEDDDDDDDDSADSDLHSIELNMDDNTKSYQWGSTLQNDPKRFSVSDKSKGRRSISEKFPTQSISIERETSDGIEWEFTAGGKENVDTFEQERSNVLENGGIFEFSSQVWKKECEDEIERYKMIKDLRDHIVSSTSRKTPTQGFSSPTKNWSQQNLPSNDAERVINEAFAVLQGAN; encoded by the exons atGCTTAGGCAAAATTTGTATGGAGATGGAAGAAGCGGAGGAAAATGCAACAATAAGGTGAGAAAAAGGGGAGGATCAACATCAAGTTCATCTTCATTAATACAAAGCTATAGATTAAAAAGGGCAATATTAGTTGGGAAAAAAGGAGGGTCAAGTACACCAGTACCAATGTGGAAAATGAATAATTCAAGATCACCATCATTACAAAATGATAGTAATTGTAAGTCATTCAAGATTCTACAGCAGCAGCAAACAACAGCAGCAAAAGTTATTGGTTCTGAAAAAGGGAAAGAAATACTGTCAGTTTCAGCAAGAAAACTTGGTGCTACTTTATGGGAAATTAATGGTGTTCTTACACCTAATAAAAAGGAAGAGGAGAATTTTGATGGAGTTGAAAGGGTTGTTAAGTCATCTTCCAAATTTGATTCTGTTGCTTTGCAATTATCTCATAGTCCTGTTTCTGAG AGAATGGAGAGATCTAAAGTGGGAAGTCATAGAAGAAGAACTTCAATTGGTTCTCAGAAACTTGTGCAGACTGATTCCTCTCTCCAAAATGGTTGCTCAATTGAG GCTATGCAGGTTGATCAGACACAACAAAATCATGCACAGACTGTAAACAGACATCGGTTAAAGGATGTAAGGAATGGCCTCTCCGCGTCTAAGGAGTTGCTGAAAGTTTTGAATCGCGTATGGGGCCTTAACGAGCATCAATCAATGTGCTTATCTCTTTTCTCGGCTATAAAAGCTGAGCTTGATCGGGCATGTATTCAGGTGACTAAACTAATTCACGAACAAAGATATAACAACGGTGAAGTTGATGTCCTCTTGAAGCAATTTGAAGAAGAAAAGGCGGCTTGGAAGTTAAAAGAGCATGACAAGATTCACACTGCCATTACATCTATAGCAAAGGAGCTCAAGATAGAGAAGAAGCTGAGGAAGCAAACCGAGAGACTAAACAAGAAGCTCGGTAAGGAATTGGCTGATACGAAAAATTCTCTGTCAAAGGCTGTCAAAGAGCTTGAAGGCGAAAAGAGGGCACGAGAGATATTGGAGCAAGTATGCGATGAGTTAGCTAGAGGTATTGGAGAAGATAGAGCTGAGGTGGAAGAATTGAAGAGACAATCAGCTAAAGTTCGCGAGGAAGTTGAGAAGGAAAGGGAAATGCTTCAACTAGCTGATGTTTTACGCGAGGAAAGAGTTCAAATGAAGCTATCAGAAGCCAAGTATCAATTCGAGGAGAAAAATGCAGTTGTCGATAAGCTAAGGAATGAGCTCGAGGCTTATCTGAGATCCAAAAAGGGACAACAACAAGGCGGTGATGACTCTCCTAATTATGAAAGAATCAAGGAACTCGAAAAGCATTTGAGGGAAACACTTCCAACCACATGTTATTACCAAGATAAAGAGAAGGAAAATGCGAAAGTACTAAGTAAAGAAGAcgatgaagaagaagaggatgatgacgacgatgatgatgattCAGCTGATAGTGATCTACATTCAATTGAATTAAACATGGATGATAACACAAAAAGCTATCAATGGGGAAGTACTCTTCAGAATGATCCTAAGAGATTTTCGGTTTCTGACAAAAGCAAAGGGAGGAGGTCCATTTCTGAGAAATTTCCAACACAAAGTATTTCCATAGAGAGGGAAACTTCAGATGGAATAGAATGGGAATTCACCGCGGGAGGGAAAGAGAACGTGGACACGTTCGAGCAGGAGAGGTCCAACGTTCTTGAAAATGGAGGGATTTTCGAGTTCTCTTCTCAAGTTTGGAAAAAAGAATGTGAAGATGAGATAGAGAGGTACAAAATGATCAAGGATCTTCGTGACCATATCGTGTCTTCTACTTCGAGGAAAACACCAACTCAAGGCTTTTCGAGTCCAACTAAGAATTGGAGCCAACAGAATTTGCCTTCCAATGATGCTGAAAGAGTGATCAATGAGGCTTTTGCTGTATTGCAGGGAGCTAATTGA
- the LOC104091839 gene encoding uncharacterized protein At5g41620-like isoform X3 yields the protein MWKMNNSRSPSLQNDSNCKSFKILQQQQTTAAKVIGSEKGKEILSVSARKLGATLWEINGVLTPNKKEEENFDGVERVVKSSSKFDSVALQLSHSPVSERMERSKVGSHRRRTSIGSQKLVQTDSSLQNGCSIEAMQVDQTQQNHAQTVNRHRLKDVRNGLSASKELLKVLNRVWGLNEHQSMCLSLFSAIKAELDRACIQVTKLIHEQRYNNGEVDVLLKQFEEEKAAWKLKEHDKIHTAITSIAKELKIEKKLRKQTERLNKKLGKELADTKNSLSKAVKELEGEKRAREILEQVCDELARGIGEDRAEVEELKRQSAKVREEVEKEREMLQLADVLREERVQMKLSEAKYQFEEKNAVVDKLRNELEAYLRSKKGQQQGGDDSPNYERIKELEKHLRETLPTTCYYQDKEKENAKVLSKEDDEEEEDDDDDDDDSADSDLHSIELNMDDNTKSYQWGSTLQNDPKRFSVSDKSKGRRSISEKFPTQSISIERETSDGIEWEFTAGGKENVDTFEQERSNVLENGGIFEFSSQVWKKECEDEIERYKMIKDLRDHIVSSTSRKTPTQGFSSPTKNWSQQNLPSNDAERVINEAFAVLQGAN from the exons ATGTGGAAAATGAATAATTCAAGATCACCATCATTACAAAATGATAGTAATTGTAAGTCATTCAAGATTCTACAGCAGCAGCAAACAACAGCAGCAAAAGTTATTGGTTCTGAAAAAGGGAAAGAAATACTGTCAGTTTCAGCAAGAAAACTTGGTGCTACTTTATGGGAAATTAATGGTGTTCTTACACCTAATAAAAAGGAAGAGGAGAATTTTGATGGAGTTGAAAGGGTTGTTAAGTCATCTTCCAAATTTGATTCTGTTGCTTTGCAATTATCTCATAGTCCTGTTTCTGAG AGAATGGAGAGATCTAAAGTGGGAAGTCATAGAAGAAGAACTTCAATTGGTTCTCAGAAACTTGTGCAGACTGATTCCTCTCTCCAAAATGGTTGCTCAATTGAG GCTATGCAGGTTGATCAGACACAACAAAATCATGCACAGACTGTAAACAGACATCGGTTAAAGGATGTAAGGAATGGCCTCTCCGCGTCTAAGGAGTTGCTGAAAGTTTTGAATCGCGTATGGGGCCTTAACGAGCATCAATCAATGTGCTTATCTCTTTTCTCGGCTATAAAAGCTGAGCTTGATCGGGCATGTATTCAGGTGACTAAACTAATTCACGAACAAAGATATAACAACGGTGAAGTTGATGTCCTCTTGAAGCAATTTGAAGAAGAAAAGGCGGCTTGGAAGTTAAAAGAGCATGACAAGATTCACACTGCCATTACATCTATAGCAAAGGAGCTCAAGATAGAGAAGAAGCTGAGGAAGCAAACCGAGAGACTAAACAAGAAGCTCGGTAAGGAATTGGCTGATACGAAAAATTCTCTGTCAAAGGCTGTCAAAGAGCTTGAAGGCGAAAAGAGGGCACGAGAGATATTGGAGCAAGTATGCGATGAGTTAGCTAGAGGTATTGGAGAAGATAGAGCTGAGGTGGAAGAATTGAAGAGACAATCAGCTAAAGTTCGCGAGGAAGTTGAGAAGGAAAGGGAAATGCTTCAACTAGCTGATGTTTTACGCGAGGAAAGAGTTCAAATGAAGCTATCAGAAGCCAAGTATCAATTCGAGGAGAAAAATGCAGTTGTCGATAAGCTAAGGAATGAGCTCGAGGCTTATCTGAGATCCAAAAAGGGACAACAACAAGGCGGTGATGACTCTCCTAATTATGAAAGAATCAAGGAACTCGAAAAGCATTTGAGGGAAACACTTCCAACCACATGTTATTACCAAGATAAAGAGAAGGAAAATGCGAAAGTACTAAGTAAAGAAGAcgatgaagaagaagaggatgatgacgacgatgatgatgattCAGCTGATAGTGATCTACATTCAATTGAATTAAACATGGATGATAACACAAAAAGCTATCAATGGGGAAGTACTCTTCAGAATGATCCTAAGAGATTTTCGGTTTCTGACAAAAGCAAAGGGAGGAGGTCCATTTCTGAGAAATTTCCAACACAAAGTATTTCCATAGAGAGGGAAACTTCAGATGGAATAGAATGGGAATTCACCGCGGGAGGGAAAGAGAACGTGGACACGTTCGAGCAGGAGAGGTCCAACGTTCTTGAAAATGGAGGGATTTTCGAGTTCTCTTCTCAAGTTTGGAAAAAAGAATGTGAAGATGAGATAGAGAGGTACAAAATGATCAAGGATCTTCGTGACCATATCGTGTCTTCTACTTCGAGGAAAACACCAACTCAAGGCTTTTCGAGTCCAACTAAGAATTGGAGCCAACAGAATTTGCCTTCCAATGATGCTGAAAGAGTGATCAATGAGGCTTTTGCTGTATTGCAGGGAGCTAATTGA
- the LOC104091839 gene encoding uncharacterized protein At5g41620-like isoform X4: MLRQNLYGDGRSGGKCNNKRMERSKVGSHRRRTSIGSQKLVQTDSSLQNGCSIEAMQVDQTQQNHAQTVNRHRLKDVRNGLSASKELLKVLNRVWGLNEHQSMCLSLFSAIKAELDRACIQVTKLIHEQRYNNGEVDVLLKQFEEEKAAWKLKEHDKIHTAITSIAKELKIEKKLRKQTERLNKKLGKELADTKNSLSKAVKELEGEKRAREILEQVCDELARGIGEDRAEVEELKRQSAKVREEVEKEREMLQLADVLREERVQMKLSEAKYQFEEKNAVVDKLRNELEAYLRSKKGQQQGGDDSPNYERIKELEKHLRETLPTTCYYQDKEKENAKVLSKEDDEEEEDDDDDDDDSADSDLHSIELNMDDNTKSYQWGSTLQNDPKRFSVSDKSKGRRSISEKFPTQSISIERETSDGIEWEFTAGGKENVDTFEQERSNVLENGGIFEFSSQVWKKECEDEIERYKMIKDLRDHIVSSTSRKTPTQGFSSPTKNWSQQNLPSNDAERVINEAFAVLQGAN; this comes from the exons atGCTTAGGCAAAATTTGTATGGAGATGGAAGAAGCGGAGGAAAATGCAACAATAAG AGAATGGAGAGATCTAAAGTGGGAAGTCATAGAAGAAGAACTTCAATTGGTTCTCAGAAACTTGTGCAGACTGATTCCTCTCTCCAAAATGGTTGCTCAATTGAG GCTATGCAGGTTGATCAGACACAACAAAATCATGCACAGACTGTAAACAGACATCGGTTAAAGGATGTAAGGAATGGCCTCTCCGCGTCTAAGGAGTTGCTGAAAGTTTTGAATCGCGTATGGGGCCTTAACGAGCATCAATCAATGTGCTTATCTCTTTTCTCGGCTATAAAAGCTGAGCTTGATCGGGCATGTATTCAGGTGACTAAACTAATTCACGAACAAAGATATAACAACGGTGAAGTTGATGTCCTCTTGAAGCAATTTGAAGAAGAAAAGGCGGCTTGGAAGTTAAAAGAGCATGACAAGATTCACACTGCCATTACATCTATAGCAAAGGAGCTCAAGATAGAGAAGAAGCTGAGGAAGCAAACCGAGAGACTAAACAAGAAGCTCGGTAAGGAATTGGCTGATACGAAAAATTCTCTGTCAAAGGCTGTCAAAGAGCTTGAAGGCGAAAAGAGGGCACGAGAGATATTGGAGCAAGTATGCGATGAGTTAGCTAGAGGTATTGGAGAAGATAGAGCTGAGGTGGAAGAATTGAAGAGACAATCAGCTAAAGTTCGCGAGGAAGTTGAGAAGGAAAGGGAAATGCTTCAACTAGCTGATGTTTTACGCGAGGAAAGAGTTCAAATGAAGCTATCAGAAGCCAAGTATCAATTCGAGGAGAAAAATGCAGTTGTCGATAAGCTAAGGAATGAGCTCGAGGCTTATCTGAGATCCAAAAAGGGACAACAACAAGGCGGTGATGACTCTCCTAATTATGAAAGAATCAAGGAACTCGAAAAGCATTTGAGGGAAACACTTCCAACCACATGTTATTACCAAGATAAAGAGAAGGAAAATGCGAAAGTACTAAGTAAAGAAGAcgatgaagaagaagaggatgatgacgacgatgatgatgattCAGCTGATAGTGATCTACATTCAATTGAATTAAACATGGATGATAACACAAAAAGCTATCAATGGGGAAGTACTCTTCAGAATGATCCTAAGAGATTTTCGGTTTCTGACAAAAGCAAAGGGAGGAGGTCCATTTCTGAGAAATTTCCAACACAAAGTATTTCCATAGAGAGGGAAACTTCAGATGGAATAGAATGGGAATTCACCGCGGGAGGGAAAGAGAACGTGGACACGTTCGAGCAGGAGAGGTCCAACGTTCTTGAAAATGGAGGGATTTTCGAGTTCTCTTCTCAAGTTTGGAAAAAAGAATGTGAAGATGAGATAGAGAGGTACAAAATGATCAAGGATCTTCGTGACCATATCGTGTCTTCTACTTCGAGGAAAACACCAACTCAAGGCTTTTCGAGTCCAACTAAGAATTGGAGCCAACAGAATTTGCCTTCCAATGATGCTGAAAGAGTGATCAATGAGGCTTTTGCTGTATTGCAGGGAGCTAATTGA